The following proteins are encoded in a genomic region of Tenebrio molitor chromosome 7, icTenMoli1.1, whole genome shotgun sequence:
- the LOC138135870 gene encoding odorant receptor Or1-like, protein MSRIIEESFRVNLRVMKACHLYPPETHTRLFKILAYIMHFLLVIPVPTLGILYVLLEDDLNMERVNYNAGFLAQTACFITKLLPFVRYGRRIKKCIHFFESPLFVVVKEEHKKIMDKCIKVCQRNTRIFLFCVAGGVTSWATKPFFWEGRNFPVDIWLPFSVSTDITIYCTLYFFIATGVYFASLATGVIDPLIAGLAYHATSQIKILKDNLQHLSEYADEEITKRGIKNQSEQEQLKSNIIYYKIQQSVNHHDAILRFVREYEECFSSAVFSQFAASVFVICFSCLQLSKIESLGYYFVQLVMYFSVILAQIYFYCYYGSTLSEESNSLTNAIYMSNWYNFDEKSKKALIILMERSKNPILVTAGKILDLSLETFATILRRSYSLLAVLKNYQ, encoded by the exons ATGTCTCGCATAATTGAAGAAAGTTTCAGAGTAAATTTACGCGTGATGAAAGCTTGTCACTTATACCCGCCTGAAACACACAcacgtttatttaaaattctggCTTATATAATGCACTTTCTGCTTGTAATACCAGTTCCAACTTTAGGAATTTTATACGTGCTGCTCGAGGATGACTTGAATATGGAACGTGTCAACTACAATGCCGGTTTTTTGGCCCAGACGGCATGTTTCATTACAAAACTACTACCTTTCGTCAGATATGGACGTCGTATCAAAAAGtgtattcatttttttgaatcaCCACTATTTGTCGTGGTCAAAGAAgagcacaaaaaaattatggacAAGTGCATCAAAGTTTGCCAAAGGAACACacgaatttttttgttttgtgtggCAGGAGGTGTTACTAGCTGGGCCACGAAACCTTTCTTTTGGGAGGGTCGAAATTTCCCAGTTGATATATGGCTACCGTTTAGCGTTAGCACCGACATCACAATTTATTGTACTCTCTACTTTTTCATTGCAACAG GTGTGTATTTTGCTTCACTTGCGACGGGAGTGATCGACCCTTTAATTGCGGGTTTAGCATATCACGCCACAAGtcagattaaaattttaaaagacaaTTTGCAACATCTCAGTGAATATGCAGATGAAGAAATTACCAAAAGGGGTATTAAAAATCAATCTGAGCAAGAACAGTTAAAATCAAATATCATTTACTATAAAATTCAGCAGTCTGTTAATCACCACGATGCAATTTTGAg ATTTGTGAGAGAATACGAGGAGTGTTTTTCATCAGCGGTGTTTAGCCAGTTTGCTGCAagtgtttttgttatttgctTCTCTTGTCTTCAGCTGAGTAAG ATCGAATCTTTGGGTTACTACTTTGTTCAGTTAGTAATGTATTTCAGTGTAATTCTCgcccaaatttatttttattgttattatggTTCAACACTTTCTGAAgaa agTAATTCTCTCACAAATGCCATCTACATGAGCAACTGGTACAACTTCGatgaaaaatctaaaaaagcTCTAATAATATTGATGGAACGTTCGAAAAATCCAATCCTTGTAACGGCAGGAAAAATATTGGATTTATCTTTAGAAACCTTTGCGACG attttacgAAGATCCTATTCACTACTTGcagtgttaaaaaattatcaataa
- the LOC138135076 gene encoding uncharacterized protein — MQLNSVIMTNSSITEQSFRINLRVMRAFQLYPPENHTPLYKIKAYFVHFVFVMYIPILGILYLLLEEHLNMERVNYNAAFLAQVTAFSAKFLPIINNAHRIKKCITFFESSSFNVTKAKHGNILNNCIQICRRNTRIFLVCVAVGVTNWATKPLFWEGRNFPTDVWLPFNATSHITVYCCFYIYLATGNMSDTLIDAIYMSEWYIYDVKSKKALITLMERSKQPITVAAGKLVELSLITFVTFSDLKKVLLTDSCNEKF; from the exons ATGCAATTGAATTCAGTAATTATGACAAACTCTAGTATAACAGAACAAAGTTTCAGAATAAATTTAAGAGTGATGAGAGCTTTTCAGTTGTATCCACCTGAAAACCACACACCGTTATATAAAATCAAAGCATATTTCGTGCATTTTGTGTTCGTAATGTACATTCCAATTTTAggaattttatatttgttgcTTGAAGAACACTTGAACATGGAACGTGTCAATTATAACGCTGCATTTCTGGCCCAAGTGACAGCTTTCTCAGCCAAATTCTTACCTATCATCAATAATGCACATCGTATCAAGAAATGTATTACTTTCTTCGAATCATCGTCATTTAACGTAACTAAAGCGAAGCACGGAAACATCTTAAATAATTGCATCCAGATCTGTCGAAGAAATACTCGTATTTTTTTGGTCTGTGTGGCTGTTGGAGTTACTAACTGGGCAACGAAACCGTTATTTTGGGAAGGGCGCAATTTTCCAACTGATGTATGGCTACCATTTAATGCTACTTCACACATTACAGtgtattgttgtttttatatttacttGGCGACAGGTAATATG agtGACACTCTTATAGATGCCATCTACATGAGCGAATGGTACATCTACGACGTAAAGTCTAAAAAAGCTCTGATAACCCTAATGGAACGTTCAAAACAACCGATTACTGTAGCAGCGGGAAAACTCGTGGAGTTATCATTGATAACATTTGTTACG TTTTCAGATCTTAAGAAGGTCCTACTCACTGATAGctgtaatgaaaaattttga
- the LOC138135077 gene encoding odorant receptor Or1-like, translated as MEQSFRINLRVMRIFHLYPPEESTRWFQIRAYVMHLLFVMPVPTLGILYLLLEDNLDIERVNYNAAFLAQTTCFITKILPFIRNGQRIKQCIMFFESPFFALKNDQHKIIMNNCIKICQRNTLIFFIFVIGSVGTWSTKPLFWQGRNLPVDVWLPFSTVKATNYYFIYIFLVTGVFYTSFCTGVIDPLIAGLAYHATSQVIILKDNLQHLGKSADEQINRGNTNIPEQSLTQSELIYNKIRQCIRHHNLILKFVKEYEECFSSSVFSQIAASVFVIGFSCLQLSKIQSFGYYFLQLVTYFGVILAEIYFYCYYGTTLAEESNTLTNAIYMGNWYNYDVKSRKALITLMEGAKQPMTVTAGKIIDLSLSTFVAILKKSYSLIAVLKNYQ; from the exons ATGGAGCAAAGTTTCCGAATTAATCTACGTGTGATGAGAATATTTCATTTGTACCCGCCCGAAGAGTCGACTCGGTGGTTTCAAATCCGAGCATATGTGATGCACCTTTTGTTCGTAATGCCAGTTCCCACGTTAGGCATTCTGTATCTATTACTTGAAGATAATTTGGATATTGAACGAGTTAACTACAATGCCGCTTTTCTGGCTCAAACAACAtgctttattacaaaaattctaCCCTTTATAAGAAATGGACAACGCATTAAACAATGTATTATGTTCTTCGAATCTCCATTCTTTGCGTTAAAGAATGACCAACACAAGATCATTATGAATAATTGTATTAAAATCTGTCAACGAAAcaccttaattttttttatatttgtcaTAGGATCTGTTGGTACTTGGTCCACTAAACCGCTATTTTGGCAAGGTAGAAACTTACCAGTTGATGTGTGGCTCCCTTTCTCAACTGTTAAAGCAACAAATTACtacttcatttatattttcttgGTCACAG GTGTGTTCTATACCTCATTTTGTACTGGAGTAATTGATCCATTAATCGCAGGCTTGGCATATCATGCCACAAGTcaagttattattttaaaagacAATTTGCAACATCTTGGTAAATCTGCAGACGAGCAAATTAACAGAGGCAACACAAATATACCTGAACAATCACTGACACAATCTGAACTTATTTACAACAAGATTCGACAATGCATCCGCCACCACAACTTGATTTTAAA GTTTGTGAAAGAATATGAGGAATGTTTCTCGTCATCTGTATTCAGCCAAATTGCTGCGAGTGTATTTGTTATTGGTTTTTCTTGTCTACAACTAAgtaaa ATCCAATCGTTTGGTTATTACTTTCTTCAGTTGGTAACATATTTTGGTGTTATTCTCGctgagatttatttttattgttattatggaACAACTCTCGCTGaagaa AGTAATACCCTAACAAATGCCATCTACATGGGCAACTGGTATAACTATGATGTAAAATCTAGAAAAGCTCTGATAACATTAATGGAAGGTGCTAAACAGCCAATGACAGTGACTGCTGGAAAGATAATAGATTTATCGTTATCAACATTTGTCGCG ATTCTGAAAAAGTCTTACTCATTGATTGcagtgttaaaaaattaccaataG